The following are from one region of the Euleptes europaea isolate rEulEur1 chromosome 11, rEulEur1.hap1, whole genome shotgun sequence genome:
- the NR1D2 gene encoding nuclear receptor subfamily 1 group D member 2, whose translation MEGNAGGVIAYISSSSSASSPASCHSEGSESSFQSSSSPAPPSPNSSSSEGSCNNKNGDSCDGTSKSEPLDDHIKTSRSSVNGLTKGHAGLTKFNGMVLLCKVCGDVASGFHYGVHACEGCKGFFRRSIQQNIQYKKCLKNNNCSIMRMNRNRCQQCRFKKCLSVGMSRDAVRFGRIPKREKQRMLIEMQSAMKTMMNTQFSDHLPSEGVKDSEEPLLLLPQEELNSKSQQEQERLRRSSPVPPLPAPSNIAKEEVIGMVTRAHKDTFMYNQEQLGNLPSVEQSLNEDRILKYTEQYNSSSEPNSGGTNRVLYGGSEQHFNGQYKGRNTVHYLNGRSLCFSSDHYTNLTNGFTIKGYYRMPENGFHPNERLNTYTRGTGGRMHLVCPMNKTPVVDPTKSGHEIWEEFSMSFTPAVKEVVEFAKRVPGFRDLSQHDQVNLLKAGTFEVLMVRFASLFDAKERTVTFLSGRKYSLDDLRSMGAGDLLNSMFEFSEKLNYLNLSDEEMSLFTAVVLVSADRSGIENVNSVEALQETLIRALRTLVTKNHPNEASIFTKLLLKLPDLRSLNNMHSEELLAFKVHP comes from the exons ATGGAGGGCAATGCAG GTGGTGTGATCGCTTACATCAGCTCTTCAAGTTCGGCCTCAAGCCCTGCCTCATGCCATAGTGAGGGCTCTGAGAGCAGTTTCCAATCCTCCTCCTCACCGGCACCACCATCACCAAACAGTTCCTCATCAGAAggcagttgtaataacaagaaCGGGGATAGCTGTGATGGAACATCCAAGAGTGAACCACTTGATGATCATATCAAAACAAGCCGATCAAGTGTTAATGGACTGACCAAAGGTCATGCTGGACTTACAA AATTTAATGGTATGGTCCTGCTCTGTAAGGTCTGTGGAGACGTTGCCTCAGGATTCCATTATGGGGTCCATGCCTGTGAAGGCTGCAAG GGTTTTTTCAGACGAAGCATTCAGCAGAATATCCAATACAAGAAGTGCCTGAAGAATAACAACTGCTCCATTATGAGAATGAATCGAAATAGGTGCCAGCAGTGCCGATTCAAGAAATGTTTGTCGGTCGGGATGTCAAGAGATG CGGTTCGTTTTGGCCGGATTCCTAAACGTGAAAAGCAGAGGATGCTGATCGAAATGCAGAGTGCTATGAAGACCATGATGAACACTCAATTCAGTGATCACTTGCCCAGCGAAGGTGTAAAAGATAGCGAAGAACCGTTGCTCCTTTTGCCTCAAGAAGAGCTGAACTCCAAATCCCAGCAAGAACAGGAACGCCTCAGAAGGTCTTCTCCAGTACCCCCACTCCCTGCTCCGTCTAACATCGCTAAGGAAGAAGTGATTGGCATGGTGACCAGAGCCCACAAGGATACCTTCATGTACAACCAGGAACAATTAGGAAATCTTCCCTCTGTTGAGCAGTCCCTGAATGAGGACAGAATTCTGAAGTACACTGAGCAATATAATTCTAGTAGCGAACCTAATAGTGGGGGGACAAACAGAGTCCTCTATGGTGGGAGCGAGCAGCATTTCAATGGACAATATAAAGGACGGAACACTGTGCATTATCTTAATGGGCGCAGCCTTTGCTTCTCCAGCGACCACTATACAAATCTGACTAATGGCTTCACCATCAAAGGTTACTATAGGATGCCTGAAAATGGCTTTCATCCAAATGAGAGACTGAATACCTACACGCGTGGGACTGGAGGAAGAATGCATCTG GTCTGCCCGATGAATAAGACTCCTGTAGTGGACCCAACTAAATCTGGTCATGAAAtctgggaagaattttctatgaGCTTTACCCCCGCAGTGAAGGAAGTGGTGGAGTTTGCCAAACGTGTTCCAGGCTTCAGAGACCTCTCCCAACACGACCAAGTAAACTTGCTAAAGGCTGGAACTTTTGAG GTTTTAATGGTACGGTTTGCATCTTTATTCGATGCAAAGGAGCGTACTGTCACTTTTCTTAGTGGGAGGAAATACAGTTTGGATGATCTGCGTTCAATGGGAGCTGGTGATCTACTGAATTCCATGTTTGAGTTCAGCGAGAAGCTAAATTATCTGAATCTTAGTGATGAAGAAATGAGCTTGTTTACTGCAGTGGTCCTTGTGTCTGCTG ATCGATCAGGAATAGAAAATGTCAATTCTGTGGAAGCGCTGCAGGAAACGCTAATCCGTGCACTTAGGACCTTGGTAACAAAAAACCATCCAAATGAAGCCTCTATTTTTacaaaactgcttttgaaactgccTGACTTGCGTTCCTTAAACAACATGCACTCTGAAGAACTTCTAGCCTTTAAAGTTCACCCGTAG